The Klebsiella sp. RHBSTW-00484 genome includes a window with the following:
- a CDS encoding MFS transporter — protein MKTPEKSLSAPGFVTLAAGCNQLINWGISFYMPGTFARAIAQDTNWAATQIYLGLTIAMLMMALTSPFIARLLARFGGQRVVISGTLMISTGCLIMANIHGLTSWFAAWILTGIGMRLALYDTMFAALVNLYGQRARLTISRVTLAGGLASALFWPFGTWLLTQMDWRHALQIYALFGLVSAVLLWAMPNHKLPSPIRRKPHNPISRHDRRPALLYASLIALVTFVSNGTSTHLPEFIASYGLPVAVGMLWGIGQTGARFLEVASGSTLTPLRLTLLTTMLMPLCFVLGLSGPYLSWAAGGFVLGYGAINGLTTVFKATLPLQLFAAEDYAHRTGILLIPAQLLAAVSPFTYAWLNHHLGIQGSLAVSAALALIVVGLAVSIAFNQHIKLPLTAGKRS, from the coding sequence ATGAAAACACCTGAAAAATCACTCTCCGCACCAGGCTTTGTCACCCTTGCCGCCGGATGCAATCAACTGATCAACTGGGGGATATCGTTTTATATGCCCGGTACTTTCGCCAGGGCTATTGCCCAGGACACCAACTGGGCCGCAACGCAAATCTACCTGGGCCTGACTATTGCGATGTTGATGATGGCGCTAACCTCTCCGTTTATCGCTCGACTACTGGCCCGCTTTGGCGGCCAACGGGTGGTTATCTCCGGCACGTTGATGATCTCAACGGGTTGCCTCATCATGGCAAATATTCACGGCCTGACGAGCTGGTTCGCCGCCTGGATATTGACAGGTATCGGCATGCGACTGGCGCTGTACGACACGATGTTCGCTGCGCTGGTGAATCTTTACGGACAGCGTGCCAGGCTCACGATCTCACGCGTGACTCTGGCCGGAGGATTGGCCTCGGCTCTTTTCTGGCCATTCGGAACATGGCTACTGACGCAGATGGACTGGCGGCATGCTCTGCAGATCTATGCCCTTTTTGGTCTGGTTAGTGCCGTGCTGTTGTGGGCTATGCCGAATCATAAACTCCCCTCGCCAATACGGAGAAAACCACACAATCCGATTTCCCGCCACGATCGGCGCCCAGCTCTGCTGTATGCATCTCTCATTGCGCTGGTCACCTTTGTCTCTAACGGCACTTCAACACACTTACCGGAGTTTATTGCCAGCTATGGGCTTCCGGTTGCCGTGGGAATGCTCTGGGGGATTGGGCAAACCGGCGCGCGCTTTCTCGAAGTAGCGTCCGGTTCAACATTAACGCCATTGAGGCTAACACTATTGACCACCATGCTAATGCCGCTCTGCTTTGTACTTGGCCTGAGCGGACCTTATCTGTCCTGGGCGGCCGGTGGGTTCGTACTGGGCTATGGCGCAATTAACGGTTTGACAACCGTATTTAAAGCAACGCTGCCGTTACAACTTTTTGCCGCCGAGGATTACGCCCATCGCACTGGCATTCTGTTAATTCCCGCGCAGCTGTTAGCAGCCGTATCGCCTTTTACCTATGCGTGGCTTAATCATCATCTTGGAATTCAGGGAAGCTTAGCGGTTTCCGCAGCACTGGCGCTGATAGTGGTAGGGTTGGCAGTATCGATTGCATTCAACCAACATATAAAATTGCCGCTAACGGCTGGCAAGCGATCGTGA
- a CDS encoding YfgG family protein: protein MRKRHRFNRRMTRIVLLISFIFFFGRFVYSSIGAWHHHQDKKQSQQSTITVEPSAPSDAPVRK from the coding sequence ATGCGTAAACGACATCGATTTAACCGTCGCATGACCCGTATCGTACTGCTAATCAGCTTTATCTTCTTTTTTGGACGTTTTGTCTACTCCTCTATCGGCGCCTGGCATCATCATCAGGACAAGAAACAATCACAACAATCGACTATCACCGTTGAGCCGTCAGCCCCGTCGGACGCCCCCGTACGAAAATAA
- a CDS encoding EAL domain-containing protein, producing the protein MSLIKLYRQYRDKWWALPLVLPTFLLPISRWANTVAVLNGNDVSLYYLPLGLVLSLMLFFGWAALPGIVIGLLCSITRGMTLEDSVGVIFHFLIPTVLCWGGYRIFVPRRQQISHGNVGLMPHRLFWQMLLPSLIFLVLSQLAEYLGIHPRATGLLGINPFSLRTLITFQALMAGCLTGIPLCYFLIRIIRNPLYIRGFISQIRLQIDPKIKRFEIVLWAAVLLILLVLLLMPLNSSSTIFSTNYTLSLLMPVMLWGAMRFGYRFVSLVWSPVLIVIIHFHYRYLPLSPIYNNQLAITSSSYLVFSFIIAYMAMLATQQRAIYARVRRMAFLDPVVHLPNLRALGRELNRSPWSVLCLLRIPELEILGRHYGVLLRIQYKQHLAESLGELLMPGEDVYQMAGHELVIRLNSEDHQQRIPLLYEHLKKFRFVWNGMPLQPPVGFSYCNVRSPVVHLHLLLGELNSAADLSLVTGNPENLQRRGAINLQQELKDKVTMMNLLVKALEQDRFILMAQPIVGIRGDSYHEVLLRMLDDSDKIIMPDVFLPVAHEFGLSARIDSWVLEHTLIFMDKQRKKLPGMRLAINISPFSVSNSHFHHQVKALLERYDIEPWQIIFELTENHSLTNPEQARQTLAHLQDMGCRVAIDDFGTGYASYARLKTMNADLLKIDGSFIRNLLTSSLDYQAVASICLLARMKNMQVVAEYVETAEIRQAVISLGIDYMQGYDIGKPAPLERLADG; encoded by the coding sequence ATGAGCTTAATTAAACTTTACAGGCAATATCGGGATAAATGGTGGGCGCTACCGCTCGTTCTACCCACGTTTTTGCTTCCTATATCAAGATGGGCCAATACCGTTGCTGTGCTGAATGGTAATGACGTTTCTCTTTACTATTTGCCTCTGGGATTAGTCCTTAGCCTGATGCTTTTTTTTGGCTGGGCTGCGTTGCCGGGGATCGTCATTGGCCTGTTGTGCTCCATTACTCGTGGCATGACGCTGGAAGATTCCGTCGGCGTGATTTTCCATTTCCTTATTCCGACGGTGCTGTGCTGGGGTGGTTATCGCATTTTCGTGCCGCGCAGGCAGCAAATCTCTCACGGTAATGTCGGACTGATGCCCCACCGACTGTTCTGGCAAATGCTGCTGCCATCGCTGATTTTTCTGGTTCTTTCTCAGCTTGCCGAATATCTTGGTATTCACCCTCGTGCCACGGGGCTGCTGGGGATAAATCCTTTTAGTTTACGTACGTTAATCACTTTTCAGGCATTGATGGCGGGGTGTCTAACCGGCATACCATTGTGCTATTTCTTGATTCGAATTATCCGAAATCCACTCTATATTCGTGGATTTATTTCTCAGATTCGCCTGCAGATCGATCCAAAAATAAAACGCTTTGAGATCGTTTTATGGGCAGCGGTATTGTTAATATTACTCGTATTACTATTAATGCCATTGAACAGTTCGAGTACTATTTTTAGCACAAACTATACGTTGTCATTACTTATGCCGGTGATGTTATGGGGGGCGATGCGCTTTGGTTATCGTTTCGTTTCATTGGTTTGGTCTCCTGTTTTGATTGTTATTATTCATTTTCATTATAGATATTTGCCGCTGTCTCCGATTTACAATAATCAGTTAGCCATCACTTCCTCCAGCTATCTGGTGTTCTCTTTTATTATTGCGTATATGGCGATGTTGGCGACTCAGCAGAGGGCTATCTACGCTCGCGTGCGCCGAATGGCTTTCCTGGACCCGGTTGTTCACTTGCCCAATTTGCGGGCGTTGGGCCGCGAGTTGAATCGTTCACCCTGGTCAGTGCTGTGCCTCTTACGCATTCCTGAGCTGGAAATATTAGGCCGCCATTACGGCGTTCTGTTGCGTATTCAATACAAGCAGCATCTGGCTGAGTCTCTTGGCGAGTTATTGATGCCGGGGGAGGATGTCTATCAGATGGCCGGGCATGAGCTGGTGATCCGCCTCAACAGTGAAGACCACCAGCAGCGAATTCCCCTGTTGTATGAGCATCTCAAAAAGTTTCGTTTTGTCTGGAATGGTATGCCACTGCAGCCCCCGGTGGGGTTTAGCTATTGCAACGTTCGCTCCCCGGTGGTTCATCTGCATTTACTACTTGGTGAACTTAATAGTGCAGCCGACCTTTCTCTGGTGACCGGAAATCCAGAGAATCTGCAGCGCCGTGGCGCCATTAATTTGCAGCAAGAGCTGAAAGACAAAGTCACGATGATGAACCTGCTGGTGAAGGCGCTGGAGCAGGATCGGTTTATCCTGATGGCGCAACCGATCGTTGGCATTCGTGGTGATAGTTATCATGAAGTCTTACTCCGAATGCTGGATGACAGCGATAAGATAATCATGCCGGACGTTTTTTTACCGGTAGCGCATGAGTTTGGCCTCTCTGCGCGCATTGATAGCTGGGTTCTGGAGCATACGCTCATCTTTATGGACAAGCAGCGCAAGAAGCTGCCGGGGATGCGCCTGGCGATTAATATCTCGCCTTTTTCAGTGAGTAATAGCCATTTTCATCATCAGGTAAAAGCGCTGCTGGAACGTTATGATATCGAACCCTGGCAGATTATTTTTGAGTTGACCGAGAACCATTCGCTGACTAATCCTGAGCAGGCGCGACAAACCCTGGCGCACTTGCAGGATATGGGCTGTCGCGTGGCCATTGATGACTTTGGTACCGGTTATGCCAGCTATGCGCGGCTAAAAACAATGAATGCTGATCTGCTGAAAATAGACGGTAGCTTTATTCGTAATCTGCTGACCAGCAGCCTGGACTATCAGGCTGTCGCATCCATTTGTCTTCTGGCACGAATGAAAAATATGCAGGTGGTGGCGGAATATGTTGAAACGGCGGAGATTCGCCAGGCGGTGATTTCGCTGGGAATCGATTATATGCAGGGCTACGATATCGGTAAACCCGCACCGCTTGAGCGACTTGCCGACG